Proteins from one Candidatus Paceibacterota bacterium genomic window:
- a CDS encoding transketolase has protein sequence METLTPEKIKFLETMANEIRISIIEMLVEAGSGHSAGPLGMTDIFTALYFHVLKHDPKKPEWKDRDRLVLSNGHICPVLYATMAHAGYFSLEELKTLRKFGTRLQGHPHRDFLPVLETSSGPLGAGLSQAVGMALAERMDNRASSSKQIYCLMSDGEHDAGNTWEAILLAGKNRLQNLTAIVDRNNIQIDGYTEDIMPLEPLARKWEAFNWHVQEIDGHNFEDIVRALGEAQAVYEKPSVIIAHTIPGKGVSYMERDYRWHGQPPGISDMPGEPPKADQVKIALHELRTLGGKIRSEHE, from the coding sequence ATGGAAACACTTACTCCTGAAAAAATAAAGTTTTTGGAAACCATGGCGAATGAGATAAGAATTTCAATTATTGAAATGCTTGTGGAAGCGGGAAGTGGACATTCGGCTGGGCCGCTTGGCATGACTGACATTTTTACTGCTCTATATTTCCATGTTTTGAAGCATGATCCTAAAAAGCCTGAATGGAAAGATCGGGACAGGCTGGTGCTATCAAATGGCCACATCTGTCCAGTGCTTTACGCTACTATGGCCCATGCCGGCTATTTCTCTCTGGAGGAATTAAAAACATTGAGAAAGTTTGGCACTAGATTACAAGGTCACCCTCATCGGGATTTCCTGCCCGTGCTTGAAACTAGTTCTGGGCCTCTGGGGGCTGGGCTTTCCCAAGCGGTAGGTATGGCCCTTGCCGAAAGGATGGATAACAGAGCTTCTAGTAGCAAGCAGATATATTGCTTGATGTCGGATGGCGAGCATGATGCGGGAAACACTTGGGAAGCAATTCTCCTTGCTGGCAAAAATAGATTACAAAACCTTACCGCCATAGTCGATAGAAATAATATCCAAATCGATGGCTACACTGAAGACATTATGCCCCTCGAACCATTGGCTCGTAAATGGGAAGCTTTCAATTGGCATGTCCAGGAAATTGATGGTCACAATTTTGAAGATATAGTGAGGGCTTTAGGAGAAGCACAGGCTGTGTACGAAAAGCCTTCTGTCATAATCGCTCACACTATTCCGGGCAAAGGGGTAAGTTATATGGAGCGTGATTATCGTTGGCATGGTCAGCCGCCTGGAATTTCCGATATGCCGGGGGAACCTCCTAAAGCCGATCAAGTAAAAATCGCACTGCATGAACTCCGAACCTTAGGTGGCAAGATTAGAAGTGAACACGAATAA
- a CDS encoding RNA-binding protein has protein sequence MKKLYVGNLPYTTTDTDLKDMFSQAGEVTSAVIIMDKMSHTPRSKGFGFVEMTNDNEADAAIDMFNGKDMGGRALTVNVARPMEPRENRGGDRGGDRGGYRAR, from the coding sequence ATGAAAAAACTTTACGTCGGGAACCTTCCTTACACTACCACTGACACGGATTTGAAGGATATGTTCTCACAAGCAGGAGAGGTGACATCAGCTGTCATCATCATGGACAAGATGAGCCACACTCCTCGTTCTAAAGGTTTCGGTTTCGTTGAAATGACAAATGACAACGAAGCAGATGCCGCTATTGATATGTTCAATGGCAAAGATATGGGTGGACGCGCACTTACTGTGAACGTCGCTCGTCCTATGGAACCTCGCGAAAATCGCGGTGGTGACAGAGGTGGGGACAGAGGTGGTTATCGAGCAAGATAA
- a CDS encoding RpiB/LacA/LacB family sugar-phosphate isomerase, with translation MKIYFASDHAGFNLKNKLISMVKDLGYNTEDLGPSFYDPNDDYPIYIARAAEIVSHDPKNSRAIILGASGEGEDMVADKFPAVRSAEFYGGPLDIVRLSREHNDANVLSLGANFISEEEAKEAVKIWLETPFSKEERHIRRLGQIEELEKHLHKNLSSYE, from the coding sequence ATGAAAATATATTTTGCCAGTGATCACGCTGGCTTCAACCTCAAGAATAAATTAATCAGTATGGTCAAAGACTTGGGCTATAATACAGAGGATTTGGGGCCAAGCTTTTATGATCCGAACGATGATTACCCTATATACATAGCCCGTGCGGCTGAAATAGTAAGTCATGATCCGAAAAATTCTCGAGCTATAATACTGGGAGCTTCTGGAGAAGGGGAGGATATGGTAGCTGACAAATTTCCGGCGGTGCGTTCGGCTGAATTTTATGGAGGGCCTCTCGATATCGTCCGCCTTTCTCGCGAGCACAATGATGCCAATGTCCTTTCTTTGGGGGCAAATTTTATCTCCGAAGAGGAGGCTAAGGAAGCTGTAAAAATTTGGCTCGAAACTCCTTTTTCGAAAGAAGAAAGGCACATAAGGCGGCTCGGCCAAATAGAAGAATTGGAAAAACATTTACATAAAAATTTATCAAGCTATGAGTGA
- a CDS encoding transketolase C-terminal domain-containing protein codes for MLNPDAKLNPKIFDTDVEQEPIRKGFGEGLVIAADTDANVIGLCADLTESTKMEAFAKKYPERFVEIGVAEQNLAGVASGMAAMGKVPFISSYAMFSPGRNWEQIRTTICYNNRAVIIAGSHAGISVGPDGGTHQAIEDIAITRVIPRMVVISPCDSIEAKKATIAAAKNGTPVYLRLAREKTPVITTESSPFEIGKAEVLFTPPNLKPEVLIVATGALVHKALKVAHELEKEKVGIVVINLHTIKPLDEKTIIKFAMQSGAVVTLEEHQLMGGMGSAVAEVLARNCPVPIEFVGVHDKFGQSGQPEELLEYYDMDEKGIKEAVKKILQRKV; via the coding sequence ATGCTAAATCCAGACGCAAAACTAAATCCTAAAATTTTTGATACTGATGTAGAACAGGAGCCAATCCGGAAAGGTTTTGGTGAAGGCTTAGTCATTGCCGCTGATACCGACGCAAACGTCATCGGCCTTTGTGCTGACCTCACTGAATCGACTAAAATGGAAGCCTTTGCAAAAAAGTATCCGGAAAGATTTGTTGAAATCGGAGTAGCTGAACAAAATTTAGCAGGAGTAGCGAGTGGCATGGCCGCTATGGGCAAAGTGCCGTTCATTTCCTCCTATGCCATGTTCAGTCCAGGTAGAAACTGGGAACAAATCCGCACCACTATTTGTTACAACAACAGAGCCGTAATCATTGCTGGGTCACATGCTGGCATCTCTGTCGGGCCTGATGGTGGTACTCACCAAGCTATTGAGGATATTGCTATTACTAGGGTCATCCCTCGTATGGTGGTCATTTCTCCTTGTGACAGTATCGAAGCCAAAAAAGCTACTATCGCTGCGGCTAAAAATGGTACTCCAGTTTATCTTCGTCTAGCGAGGGAGAAAACTCCAGTTATCACCACTGAAAGTTCTCCATTTGAAATAGGGAAAGCGGAGGTGTTGTTTACTCCACCTAATCTTAAACCTGAAGTCCTGATCGTCGCTACCGGCGCTCTTGTGCACAAAGCTCTTAAGGTGGCTCATGAGCTAGAGAAAGAGAAAGTGGGTATAGTCGTTATAAATTTACATACTATAAAACCTCTAGACGAAAAAACGATCATTAAATTTGCGATGCAGTCTGGAGCGGTAGTGACTTTAGAAGAGCATCAATTGATGGGGGGGATGGGTAGTGCTGTTGCTGAAGTCTTGGCTCGCAATTGCCCGGTACCAATAGAATTTGTCGGAGTGCACGATAAGTTTGGTCAAAGTGGCCAGCCAGAGGAGCTACTGGAGTACTATGATATGGATGAGAAAGGAATAAAAGAAGCAGTAAAAAAGATCTTGCAAAGAAAAGTTTAA
- a CDS encoding glyceraldehyde 3-phosphate dehydrogenase NAD-binding domain-containing protein, producing the protein MIKVAINGAGRIGRAFLKLALSEAEVEVVAMNDLCDVENIIYLLKYDTAYGRSDFLPILAKDKKSISIYDKEIKYFSEKDPAILPWKDLEVDVVVESTGAFTTFKKAGLHIKSGAKRVVITAPVKEEPADVTEATILMGINEEKFETCIVTSNASCTTNAASPLIQILNEKLGIEKAILNTVHGYTASQSIVDGPNKKDWKEGRAAAQNIVPTSTGAAIAVTEAIPELEGKFDGISMRVPIVAGSIADITFISKKETTVKEINEILKDAAKEDRWQGIFTVTEDQIVSSDIVGSLYGSIADLGLTRVVGGNLVKVCAWYDNEMGYSNTLLRHVLEIGKYLK; encoded by the coding sequence ATGATCAAGGTGGCTATTAATGGTGCGGGGAGGATAGGCAGGGCTTTTTTGAAGCTAGCTCTTTCGGAGGCTGAAGTGGAGGTCGTGGCTATGAACGACCTTTGTGACGTGGAGAATATTATTTATCTCTTGAAATACGATACTGCCTATGGCCGGAGCGATTTTTTGCCGATCTTAGCTAAAGATAAAAAATCGATCTCTATCTATGATAAAGAAATAAAATATTTTAGTGAAAAAGATCCGGCCATTTTGCCTTGGAAAGATTTGGAAGTGGATGTGGTGGTAGAGTCGACTGGAGCTTTCACTACTTTTAAAAAAGCAGGCCTCCATATTAAGTCAGGGGCTAAGCGGGTAGTCATCACTGCTCCAGTCAAGGAAGAACCAGCTGATGTTACCGAAGCCACTATCCTCATGGGTATCAATGAAGAAAAATTTGAAACCTGCATTGTAACTTCAAATGCGTCTTGCACTACAAATGCCGCTTCTCCTCTTATACAGATTTTGAATGAGAAGTTGGGTATAGAAAAAGCCATTCTGAACACTGTGCATGGCTATACTGCTAGTCAAAGTATTGTCGATGGACCAAATAAAAAAGATTGGAAGGAGGGCCGAGCGGCTGCTCAAAACATCGTACCGACTTCTACCGGTGCGGCTATAGCTGTGACCGAAGCTATCCCAGAATTAGAAGGAAAATTTGATGGTATATCAATGCGCGTGCCGATAGTAGCCGGTTCCATTGCTGACATCACTTTTATTTCTAAAAAAGAAACCACTGTAAAAGAAATAAACGAAATCTTGAAAGATGCTGCCAAGGAAGACAGGTGGCAAGGTATTTTTACTGTCACCGAAGACCAGATCGTCTCTTCGGATATTGTCGGTTCTTTATATGGCTCTATAGCTGATCTGGGCCTCACTCGGGTTGTGGGTGGCAATTTAGTTAAAGTATGTGCTTGGTATGACAATGAAATGGGGTATAGCAATACATTACTTAGGCATGTGCTCGAGATAGGAAAATATTTAAAATGA
- a CDS encoding carbohydrate kinase family protein, translating to MFWEKNYDFLAIGETTIDAFIRLKDASVHCNINNENCQLCVDFGAKIPFEFSKEIPAVGNGANASVSASRLGLSSALIANIGKDDNGKKCKKSLQKDGVGTEYLKINTDKETNYHYVLWYESERTILQKHSDFHYKMPAINKPKWIYLTSLGDNSVGLHNEISEYLDKNKDVKMAFQPGIFQIKWDREKIKNIYKQTEVFFCNVEEARTILSTEEHDIKKLMEMMAKLGPKKVFITDGIKGAYAYDSESNNAWFMPVYPHKPYERTGAGDAFASTVIAALALGKTLEESLMWGPINSMSVVQKIGAQEGLLTRKQIEDYLKKAPEDYKPQKI from the coding sequence ATGTTTTGGGAGAAAAATTATGACTTTTTAGCCATTGGGGAAACCACTATAGACGCTTTTATCAGGCTGAAAGATGCCAGCGTTCATTGCAATATAAATAATGAAAATTGTCAGCTCTGTGTCGACTTCGGAGCTAAAATTCCCTTCGAATTCAGTAAAGAAATACCCGCTGTCGGCAACGGAGCCAACGCTTCTGTCTCCGCTAGTCGTTTAGGCCTGAGTAGCGCCCTCATAGCAAATATTGGCAAAGATGACAACGGTAAAAAATGTAAAAAATCGCTCCAAAAAGATGGGGTGGGGACTGAATACTTAAAAATAAATACAGATAAAGAGACCAATTACCATTATGTGTTGTGGTACGAATCCGAACGCACTATTCTGCAAAAACATTCCGACTTTCATTACAAAATGCCTGCGATCAATAAACCAAAATGGATTTACCTCACCTCCCTAGGCGACAACTCTGTGGGGCTACACAACGAAATATCAGAGTACCTAGATAAAAATAAAGATGTAAAAATGGCTTTCCAGCCTGGTATATTTCAAATCAAGTGGGACAGAGAAAAAATAAAAAATATTTATAAACAGACTGAAGTATTTTTCTGTAATGTAGAGGAAGCTAGGACAATACTTAGTACAGAAGAACACGACATCAAAAAATTAATGGAAATGATGGCAAAATTGGGACCGAAGAAAGTATTTATCACTGATGGTATAAAAGGCGCTTATGCCTACGATTCAGAGTCAAACAACGCCTGGTTCATGCCAGTATACCCTCATAAACCATATGAAAGAACAGGCGCAGGAGATGCTTTTGCATCGACAGTGATTGCTGCCCTCGCCCTTGGCAAAACATTAGAAGAATCTTTGATGTGGGGACCGATCAATTCAATGTCAGTAGTCCAAAAAATAGGGGCTCAGGAAGGACTCCTCACCCGGAAACAAATTGAGGACTATTTGAAAAAAGCACCCGAAGATTACAAACCACAGAAAATATAG
- a CDS encoding ribonucleoside-diphosphate reductase subunit alpha, with the protein MSPANIFISKRDGTKELFNADKINRSIERACKGLSDPISMVVQIATDTRLMIYDGITTYEMDRATIDAAVQNIKNDTEYDKVAVRLMLKTIYRKVIGEYDVDSPEDLREKHRAGFINYINDGVTLGRLHPEMQQKFDLEKLSRVLDVTRDEIFVYSGLDTLMNRYSIKNLEQEYTETPQFFFMRVAMGLSFGEKDPTLWATRFYDKMSKHQYIAAGSTNLGAGTIRSSLSNCFLLEAHDDMRHIAKSVSDVMMLSKDSGGIGLSVTKLRATNSPLKSNFGGASSGPTSFAKIFDTAIRAIMRGGKKKGALCFYMENWHLDFPEFLHWKHNAGDDYARMRTANTAAWISDEFMLRVQRGEDWYLFDPSEVPELNELYGKAFSEKYREYAAKAERKELRMWKKMPASELWRQMLISLQTTSHPWITWKDPINVRALNNNTGAIHMSNLCTEICLPQDKENIAVCNLTSLNLSAHIQNKEISWSRLEESVRLAIRQLDNVVELNKLSIPEANKSDKENRAVGLGVMGVADILEQFGMAYDSPHAADFVDRIFEFISYMAIDESANLATERGSYKNFEGSRWSKGMVPIDTLRVLEEERGRPLTVDKESKHKGLNWDLLREKVKKGMRNATLMATAPTANIGLVGGTTPGVDVRFAQIFSRNKISGKYIDVNRNLVKDLKNLGLWEQVKEKIIEHQGDISNIEEIPQHFRNIYKTSFTTDPNAVVEIAARAQKWTDQALSRNMYLETRDIDDTMKIYANAWEKGLKTTYYLHMKPRHTAEQSTVNVNKSQKMGRVGFAAIAQRMAEKAKDEQLGFAAPLQKSLVPDNSPVEIPIFSQVTAIPVPDLIPAPVSVQIPLEKVSFNIKPRETVEVSTPVQKYNVIAPEDPGAENICIGCE; encoded by the coding sequence ATGTCACCTGCGAATATTTTCATCAGTAAGCGCGACGGCACCAAGGAACTATTCAATGCCGATAAGATCAACCGCTCCATTGAGAGAGCTTGCAAGGGCCTCTCCGACCCGATATCCATGGTGGTGCAGATAGCGACTGATACTCGCCTCATGATCTATGATGGCATTACTACCTATGAAATGGATCGGGCTACTATCGATGCCGCAGTGCAGAATATAAAGAACGATACCGAATACGATAAAGTGGCGGTGAGGCTCATGCTGAAGACTATTTATAGGAAAGTGATCGGAGAATACGATGTCGATAGCCCTGAGGACTTAAGAGAGAAGCATCGCGCAGGTTTTATCAATTATATAAATGACGGAGTCACGCTTGGCAGGTTGCATCCTGAAATGCAACAGAAGTTTGATCTAGAAAAACTCTCTAGAGTGCTCGATGTAACACGAGATGAGATTTTTGTTTACTCTGGGCTCGATACCTTGATGAACCGTTACTCTATAAAGAATCTCGAACAGGAATATACTGAAACTCCCCAGTTCTTTTTCATGCGTGTCGCTATGGGGCTCTCTTTTGGTGAGAAGGACCCGACTCTTTGGGCTACTCGATTCTACGACAAAATGTCCAAGCATCAATATATTGCCGCTGGTTCTACAAACCTCGGTGCTGGTACTATCAGGTCCTCACTTTCCAACTGCTTTCTACTTGAAGCTCATGATGATATGAGGCATATCGCCAAGTCAGTATCCGATGTGATGATGCTTTCTAAAGATTCCGGAGGTATCGGCCTCTCGGTGACCAAGTTGCGCGCCACCAATTCTCCTTTAAAATCAAATTTTGGTGGAGCTTCTTCAGGTCCGACCAGTTTCGCTAAAATATTTGATACCGCTATACGGGCCATCATGCGAGGTGGCAAGAAAAAGGGGGCCCTCTGTTTTTATATGGAGAACTGGCATTTAGATTTTCCAGAGTTCCTACACTGGAAACATAATGCTGGTGATGATTATGCTCGTATGCGTACTGCCAATACTGCGGCTTGGATATCCGATGAATTTATGCTCAGGGTGCAGAGAGGGGAGGATTGGTATCTCTTCGACCCTTCCGAAGTCCCGGAGCTGAACGAGCTTTATGGCAAGGCTTTTTCTGAAAAATACAGAGAGTATGCAGCTAAAGCCGAAAGGAAGGAGTTGCGTATGTGGAAAAAAATGCCTGCGAGTGAGCTTTGGAGGCAAATGCTTATTTCCTTACAGACCACTTCGCATCCTTGGATTACTTGGAAAGATCCGATAAACGTAAGAGCCCTGAATAATAATACCGGTGCGATACACATGTCGAATTTGTGTACCGAAATATGTTTACCTCAAGACAAAGAAAACATTGCTGTGTGTAATTTGACCTCTCTCAATCTTTCTGCTCATATTCAAAACAAAGAAATAAGTTGGTCTCGGCTTGAGGAATCAGTACGCTTAGCCATTAGGCAGTTGGACAATGTGGTAGAACTGAATAAGCTCTCCATACCAGAAGCGAACAAGTCTGATAAGGAAAACAGGGCAGTAGGTCTCGGGGTTATGGGTGTGGCTGATATACTGGAACAGTTTGGTATGGCTTACGATTCGCCTCATGCCGCTGATTTCGTCGATAGGATTTTTGAATTTATCAGCTATATGGCGATCGATGAAAGTGCTAATCTTGCAACAGAGAGAGGTTCTTACAAGAACTTTGAAGGTAGTCGTTGGTCCAAAGGAATGGTGCCTATTGACACTCTCAGAGTTCTTGAAGAAGAGAGAGGTAGGCCCCTTACGGTGGATAAAGAAAGTAAACACAAAGGTCTTAATTGGGATCTGCTTAGAGAGAAGGTGAAGAAGGGAATGAGGAATGCCACTCTAATGGCTACTGCTCCTACTGCTAACATCGGCCTTGTTGGAGGTACTACGCCTGGAGTAGATGTACGTTTTGCTCAAATTTTTTCTCGTAACAAAATTTCTGGTAAATATATCGATGTCAATCGCAACTTGGTGAAAGATTTGAAAAACCTTGGCCTCTGGGAGCAAGTAAAGGAGAAAATAATCGAGCATCAGGGGGATATCTCAAATATAGAAGAGATCCCACAACATTTTCGCAATATTTATAAAACTTCTTTTACCACTGATCCGAATGCCGTAGTGGAAATAGCAGCAAGAGCTCAGAAGTGGACTGATCAAGCCCTTTCACGAAATATGTACCTTGAAACCAGAGACATTGATGACACTATGAAAATTTACGCTAATGCTTGGGAAAAAGGCTTGAAGACGACTTACTACCTGCACATGAAGCCTCGTCACACTGCTGAACAGTCGACAGTCAATGTAAATAAGTCACAGAAGATGGGTAGGGTTGGTTTTGCCGCTATTGCCCAGAGGATGGCTGAAAAAGCTAAAGATGAACAGCTTGGCTTTGCTGCCCCTCTCCAAAAATCTCTTGTTCCTGATAATTCTCCTGTCGAAATACCGATTTTTTCACAAGTTACAGCCATTCCTGTTCCAGATCTGATTCCTGCCCCAGTTTCTGTTCAAATTCCTTTAGAAAAAGTTTCCTTCAATATAAAACCTCGAGAAACTGTAGAAGTTTCTACTCCAGTCCAGAAATATAATGTCATCGCTCCTGAGGACCCGGGAGCCGAGAACATTTGTATCGGTTGCGAATAA
- a CDS encoding DUF192 domain-containing protein, with protein MKVTLFSIFFLVAVAVLYGFYNRSSLFSGHFSTLNAGGSILVAEIARTPKARELGLSGRPPLVDGEAMLFVFDKPGPYSFWMKDMFFPIDIIWLDKNMKVVHIKENANPSSYPEKFIPKSPSHFVLETQAGLVSKQGIKIDDIIKVVE; from the coding sequence ATGAAAGTAACCCTCTTTTCTATTTTCTTTTTGGTTGCTGTTGCTGTTCTATATGGTTTTTATAATAGAAGCTCCCTTTTTTCTGGTCATTTTTCTACTTTGAACGCTGGTGGCTCTATTCTTGTGGCTGAAATAGCTAGGACTCCTAAGGCTAGAGAGCTAGGCTTATCAGGTCGACCTCCACTTGTAGATGGGGAAGCGATGCTTTTCGTTTTCGATAAGCCTGGGCCGTATTCATTTTGGATGAAGGACATGTTTTTCCCTATCGATATCATATGGCTCGATAAAAATATGAAAGTAGTCCATATAAAAGAGAATGCAAACCCCTCTTCTTACCCTGAAAAATTCATTCCGAAGAGTCCTTCCCACTTCGTCCTGGAAACTCAAGCCGGACTTGTCTCAAAGCAAGGAATAAAAATCGATGACATTATAAAAGTAGTGGAGTAA
- a CDS encoding ribonucleotide-diphosphate reductase subunit beta has product MLIGKASPEDTNLHPIQYKWAYDLYNQAVRNTWFPHEITLKEDLQDWEKMTPDERHAVKFLMAFFNPAELIVNRSLALGVYPYIKAPECHLYLAKQMWEEANHCVAFEYVLETFPFDKEKIYNVHLEVPSMKNKEDYIKKYMRRMTEVLLDIETLDGKKDFVRNLVATNIVMEGIWFYSGFMVALSFRQRNQLRNFGSMINWVLRDESLHLQFGINLIHNVLEENPELLSEEFATEIRNIIIEGVDLEIAYNRDLFPNGILGLNADYVNQYVMYVTDRRLEELGLPKHYNVTNPAKWMSGATDVYELVNFFEAQNTSYEVDGHAHSNKKDEKQSDSVLQSPISE; this is encoded by the coding sequence ATGTTAATCGGAAAAGCTAGTCCGGAAGATACTAACCTGCATCCTATTCAATATAAATGGGCCTATGACCTTTATAATCAGGCTGTACGTAACACTTGGTTTCCCCATGAAATTACCCTAAAGGAGGATCTACAAGATTGGGAAAAAATGACTCCCGATGAGCGTCATGCTGTGAAGTTCCTCATGGCCTTCTTCAACCCTGCTGAGCTTATCGTCAACCGCTCTCTTGCTCTCGGTGTTTATCCTTATATCAAAGCTCCTGAATGCCATCTCTACTTGGCCAAGCAAATGTGGGAGGAGGCCAACCACTGTGTCGCTTTCGAATATGTACTTGAGACTTTTCCCTTTGATAAAGAAAAAATATATAACGTCCACCTTGAGGTTCCTTCTATGAAGAATAAAGAGGATTACATAAAGAAATACATGAGAAGAATGACGGAGGTGCTTCTCGATATTGAAACTCTCGATGGTAAAAAAGATTTTGTTAGAAATTTAGTAGCAACAAACATCGTGATGGAGGGCATCTGGTTCTACTCTGGCTTTATGGTGGCTCTTTCTTTCCGCCAGAGGAATCAACTTCGCAACTTTGGCTCCATGATCAATTGGGTCCTCCGTGACGAATCTCTCCATCTTCAGTTTGGTATCAACCTTATCCACAACGTGCTAGAGGAAAATCCAGAACTTCTAAGCGAGGAGTTTGCAACTGAAATCAGGAATATCATTATCGAAGGAGTTGACTTGGAGATCGCTTACAACCGTGACCTTTTTCCAAATGGTATCCTAGGCTTGAATGCTGATTATGTGAATCAATATGTGATGTATGTTACCGACCGAAGGCTTGAGGAGTTGGGTCTGCCAAAGCACTACAATGTTACCAATCCAGCTAAATGGATGTCGGGAGCGACCGATGTCTATGAGCTAGTAAATTTCTTCGAAGCTCAAAATACTTCTTACGAAGTTGATGGTCATGCCCACTCAAACAAAAAAGATGAGAAGCAATCCGATTCCGTTCTCCAGTCCCCAATCTCAGAATAA
- a CDS encoding ketose-bisphosphate aldolase, giving the protein MLLCECIAQAEEKGVAIGHFNISNIEGFWAVVNASKKLNLPVIIGVSEGERDFIGVKQIKVLVDTIKAEGQPVFLNADHTYSPDRAKQAIDCGYDAVIIDETDKSFDQNVVIVKEVVSYARSKNPEILIEAELGFIGKSSKVLEEVPDGIEIVSVEEAIKFVEETGVDLFAPAVGNVHGMLKGGLEPKLNVQRIKEIKEATKLPLVLHGASGNKDDEIKEAIKAGISIIHISTELRVAFKKGLQRSLSENVDEIAPYKYLRLAREEMQEVVEKKLFLFNQK; this is encoded by the coding sequence ATGTTACTTTGTGAATGCATTGCCCAAGCTGAGGAAAAAGGTGTTGCTATTGGCCATTTCAACATTTCAAACATTGAGGGTTTTTGGGCTGTAGTAAATGCTTCAAAAAAACTTAATTTGCCAGTCATAATCGGAGTTTCTGAAGGGGAGAGGGATTTTATTGGTGTGAAGCAGATTAAGGTTTTGGTGGACACTATTAAAGCTGAAGGCCAGCCCGTTTTTCTGAATGCTGATCATACCTATTCTCCAGATCGAGCGAAGCAGGCTATTGACTGTGGATATGACGCGGTCATTATCGATGAGACAGATAAGAGTTTCGATCAAAATGTTGTTATTGTCAAAGAAGTTGTTTCTTATGCTAGATCAAAAAATCCTGAAATTTTAATAGAAGCCGAACTTGGTTTTATCGGCAAATCCTCTAAGGTTTTAGAAGAAGTTCCGGACGGAATAGAAATTGTCAGTGTAGAGGAAGCCATAAAATTTGTTGAAGAAACTGGTGTTGATCTATTTGCTCCAGCTGTAGGCAATGTCCACGGGATGCTTAAAGGAGGCTTGGAACCAAAATTAAATGTACAGAGAATAAAAGAAATAAAAGAAGCTACAAAGCTCCCCCTTGTGCTTCATGGAGCCTCAGGAAATAAGGATGATGAAATAAAAGAGGCAATCAAAGCTGGGATTTCTATTATTCATATCAGTACCGAATTGCGAGTTGCCTTTAAAAAAGGTCTTCAACGTTCACTTTCAGAAAATGTGGATGAAATCGCTCCTTACAAATATCTGCGACTCGCTCGGGAAGAAATGCAAGAAGTAGTCGAAAAGAAACTTTTCCTCTTCAATCAAAAATAA